GCTCATGTATTTTCCTGAATAACTGAATTCAATCTAAAAAAAAGGCCGCTAAAAAGCGGCCCTTCCATACACACAAAACTGTTAGTTTGCTGTGGTAGTGGTAGTTGTTGTCGTGGTGGTGATCACTACAGTAGTCGTCGTCGTTGTTGGATCATCATCATCGTCATCATCATCGTCGTCATCGTCGTCATCTTCTGTAACAGCTGCGTTCTCTGCTGAATCAGCAGCCACAGTCACTAGAGTCAACGTACCCGCTGCTAAACCAGCTAACGTTGGCGCCGACAACGCTTGGTAATTTCTCGCAATCTCAACGACATTACCCAAGCTGTCTACAGCTCTCACTTCACCAGGAGTGTCCATCTGCGACATAGCTGGGCTTACCATTACTCCCAGCGCCATCGCTATGGCTATTGAAATTTTCTTCATAAATATTTCCTTTGTTTCGAAACTTACTAATTCTTTTAAGTGACAGCCCGCTAAAGCCATCTTGAGCTCAATGACCTAATCCAAATGGTCACTAATAAGCATCTAACTTTTCGATATAAATTGCAAGCACAATTTCTAATTTACCGCATATAAAAAGGCGCTCTTGCGTCGGTTACAGGGTACAAGGTGGTTCTTCGGTGTAACACCTGGCCACCATCACGTGATAATGGCACCCAAGTAACGCCTATTCTGTCTCGAGAGGGCAATACACCCATCAAATCGAAAGGAATACTGATAAATACACCTTTGGTAAAGCTACCCTCACCATAGTCGCGGGAGGACACGTTCGTTAAATTCGCAAATGCTCCCACAATGACACCACTATCAAAGCGTTTCTGGAATTGAATAGCTGCGCCTGTATCTTTTGCCAAAAACTTACCATAGCCCACCTGTAACATAGAGTCTTCGAGCCAAGGCATTTGATAATAAGCGGTCAAGAAACCCGTTGCGGTCGAATAGTCTCTAAAGCCAAAGCCGCCATTGAAATCCCTTTGTTTCACCCAATTTACATCTAGGCCAACTGCAATGGGTGAGTCTAACGGACGCCATAACAACTCCCCTCCAACACCTCCGAACATACGCTCCAACATACCAGCATAAGCTAAGCCATAGAGACTCTCGCTAAACTGGTGAACATGGTTAACTTGAAGTGTATCAACCCAAATATCATTTAACATATATTCCCGAACGTAGGTTCGTACACGAGGTAAAGGCAAATTATCAAACGAATCTACAGTAAAGTTAAATTTATCGAAGTTATTCGCGATATTGATTCCAACCGACCCGAAAACCCAGGAGTCATCTCTAAACCAATGGCTACCAAACACATTCGCACCCACCTGGTAGAATTGGAATGTTTCTGGCGCGCCAAAGTCTTGATCGAGAAACGGCTTAAAGCCAAAACTCGGAGCAAAACTATAAGGGTTACCAACTACCCAACTGTCATCTCCCCATTCAGGCTGTGAAACTGGTTCATCTCTTTCAAAAATTTCACTCACGTCAGAGGGAGATTTACCAGGAACTTCATTTCTTACGTATGCGCGAAAGTCCGCAGCATCAATTCGTGTTGTTACGACTGGCATGAGGGCATCACGCTGCACAATCTCATAGGTGTGCACTGACTCAGGTAACTCGGCAGCCATCACCCTCGCTGCTCGAACAATTGCTTCGTCAGCATCTCGATAACGGTGAGGGTTCACGAAGGCCCTAACGACCTGGCCCTCTTCATCTTCAGTCATAGCAATACGAGCTGAATTGAAAGCGTACTGAGAGCGCATTCCTCGTGTAATATTTCGCCACTCCACGTTTGCTAAGGAGTTTGAGCGTGGCTGTTCTTCCGGCTCTACTCGGTCCGGCGTCAACTTAATTTGGCTCAGTGTATTTAAGTTGGTTCGAAGAACAAATCCAAAAGTAAAAATATCGCCACGCTCCAGCGCGAACTGCAAATCGAAATTATCATTCACTCGGTAATTAAACCCTAAATTCACCGGTGAACTTGCCTCGATATCGATACCCGCACGGTCTGTAGAATAATCATTCCCCTCATACTCAAGTTTGACTCTTAACCCCGGGAATGGGGTTTGATACTCTACACCGCCAAAAATTGCAGCTGGTCCAGTGAACCATTCTTTATATTCTGGAATTCCTCCGCGCCCTGAAAAATTGGGACGCCTTTCACAATAACTATCGGAAATCTCGCAGAACGGGTTTGAAATGGTGTCGCTGGCGCCAAGACGGCCTGTTCCAAATCCCAGAGTAAAATCTAGTGGCCCAAAACGCTTAGAAGCTACTACGTATTCATCTGCAAAAATGCCTGTCCCGGCGAAATCACGCAAACCAATGGCAATTTCAGGAATATAACGAGACTCTTCCCAAAGGCGAACTTTTACATCGAAGCCTTTGTCTGTGTATATATTGTTTCCACTAAACCCAGGAATCGGGCTGTACAAACGATTAAGAATTCTCGTATAAAATCCACCTGCCTCTAACCAAGGTAAAAGCTGCAAGTGGAAGTTATAGCGTCTATATTCCTGCATGTCAGAGTATCCCAGTGCGAGTTCGCCCGTTTTCGACATTCTTGCAGTAGGAACTTGCATCAACCCGACGCCACCATAATTAGAGCGCGTCGGACTCCTATCTAAACGTTCCCAATGAAAGACGTCCGGAACTCTTGCTTCGACCGTACTCTCCACTCGATTATCCATAAATCTAACAGACGGATCATGCCAAAAATGCTGCAAGATTGACGCAATTTGTCCGTTTAGATCCTCGTATTGCTTGGGTAATTTTCGTTCATTGAAGCCAATAAACAAAAGGTCGCCGGGCATCATGTGAACCGCCTCAGCATTGTGTACGCCCCAAGGCACACGAACTGGCTGATTAGCTGTTGGAATATGGGTTGCGAAACTACGGTCAGCGGTTGGCCATAACAGTTCATTTTCTGCATGACCATAAAGATAGCCACGCACGGTTTGCTGCGAATAGATACGCTGCTTACCAAAGCTTTTAGTAAGCCCGTAAACATAAAAATAGGGTTCGCGCTCTGGCAAGGTTAAGTGGTAGACGCCGGCCCCCAACCGCGGGTTGTCTTCGATAAAAAGCCGGCTCGGTCCAACTTCTGGCACTCCAAATGGTTGCCACGCGACCAACATGTTGCTTAACTGCTCACGCAATGAGGCAACTGCAGCGGCACGCTCTCTTCTCTCTTTGTTAAGGTAGTACTCAGCAAGAGAGTCGAGTTGAGCTAAAACCTCATCTCGTTGATTTTCTAATTCATTATGTCCGCTGCGCTCTCCCGCAACCATCGCCAAACGCGCGTTTGGCCAATAAATATCGAGTGGTTCTAAACCAAGTTCACGTTCCCATTGCTCTAACGCGGTATTTAGAACCACGTCCAACCGAACTTCACGGCTAAACTCCATCGTTATTTGGTCATTTACAATAACTTTTACCGTTGTATATTCCGCTTTATCCTCGTCCTGAGCTGCCGCTGTATATGAAAGCGCTGCACAAATTGACAAAACCACACTACTGATTATTTTTCTTATGGTGCAACGCATCTCAATCCCCATCTCGACCGATCCATTTGATTTGAGTAAGCTCAATCGACATTGTATTCGGCATCATCGTTTGTTTGCTTTTGACGACATGCCCATCGGCTTCAATCCAAAACTCATTTACAAATTCTTGTCTTGCAAAAACGAAACGTCCCTCTTCAACAACACGATAAACAGATTTCTCGATCCCACTGGGTAACGTAAGTATTTCCATGCCCGTGACATCAAATTCTGAAATAATCGTTTCTGTACCTGACATTGCTCCAGGCTTTTGATCGTTACTTGCCATATCAATCTGACGAATCCACTGAGTCGGGCAGTTGTTTGGAGCAAGAACCACGCATCTCAGTGGGTCTTCATTGATGTCAGACATTGCGACCAAGTTGCGATCAAGACCCGAAGTCTCAACGATTCGCGCATACTCGGTCGATATCGACTGGCGTCCCCCAGTAATCCAATTTAAACGGGGAATTTCTGATGTTTGGTCTGCAAATCCCATAATAACAACTGTTCTCGGCATCCCCTCAATCTGCCCGTAAAACATTGTTAAGGGTGTTCGCTCAATTTCTTCAGCCGAGAGCGTTGTATCAACTTGCTCTCGAAATGCATACTCCCATGTTTTTTGCGCATCATAAAAGACAGAAGAGCAAGCTGATAAGAACAGCGACCCACAGGCAATAACAAATAATTTTAATTTCATTAGATTGATTTCTTAACTCATTGTTTAGGAATTATAACCCTGAGGGTTTTTAGATTGCCAGCGCCAAGTATCGACCATCATATCCGCTAATGTGCGCTTTGCCTGCCAACCAAGCTCATTTTTCGCTTTCTTTGCGTCTGCCCAGAACGCAGGTAAATCTCCTGCACGGCGGGCTCCATATTCATATTTTACAGGAACGCCCGTGTGCTCAATAAAAGCGTTGACCATCGCCAACACGGAAATTGGCTCTCCAGTTCCCAAATTAAAAGCATGCGCACCGGAGTTGCCAAGTGCGCTTAATGCTTTTACGTGACCTTCGGCAAGGTCTACCACGTGCAAATAGTCTCTCTCGCAAGTTCCATCTGCAGTTGCATAGTCATTACCAAAAATTGTTAGCTTTTCTCGCTTCCCTACCGCAACTTGTGCGATAAACGGCATCAAGTTATTCGGAATCCCTTGCGGGTCCTCCCCAATCAGGCCTGACTCATGCGCACCAATAGGATTGAAATAACGAAGCAAAGCAACAGACCATCTTGAATCAGAATGACACAAGTCTGTCAGAATTTCCTCAACCATTGCCTTAGACGTACCATAGGGATTCGACGTTTTCCCTCGACCAAAACTTTCCACGTACGGAACCGGCGCATCTTCTCCATAAACAGTCGCAGAAGAACTGAAGATAAGTTTAAAGACTTCTGCTCTGCGCATGGCTCTGCAAAGAGAGAGCGTGCCGTTCACATTTACGTCGTAATACTCCAACGGCTTCTGCACACTTTCGCCGACCGCTTTTAACCCCGCAAAATGAATCACTGACTCAATGCTAAATTCAGAAAAAAGTTGATCAAGCACTGATTCATCACGAATATCTCCTTCAACAAATTCAACCGACCTTCCAGTAATATGCTCAACGCGTTTTATTGCCTCAACAGAACCGTTCGATAGATTGTCGATTACAATAACCTTGTGCCCTGAATTCAGCAATTCTAAAACCGTATGCGACCCTATATATCCTGCGCCGCCCGTCACTAATACGTCCATTTAAAACCTCTTTCCCATTCTTAACCATCGACTCATCTGTCGCTTACTTTGCATTATAAGTTTTTGGACAACTGATTTCCGCTCAATTTCACTGCGCCACATTTGCATTTCCAAAACAGCCCGCTCTGCGGTGCAATAACATGAAGTTTCTCTGCTGATATAGGTTGGATACAAAATCAGAGACGCAGCCACTAATTCAGCAAGCGACACTTTCCTCTGCCGCCTTTCTTGCGGATAAATATCATGAGTAAGGCCCCACCCTGAATAAAAAGGCTGTCCAT
This genomic interval from Idiomarinaceae bacterium HL-53 contains the following:
- a CDS encoding Capsule biosynthesis GfcC is translated as MGIEMRCTIRKIISSVVLSICAALSYTAAAQDEDKAEYTTVKVIVNDQITMEFSREVRLDVVLNTALEQWERELGLEPLDIYWPNARLAMVAGERSGHNELENQRDEVLAQLDSLAEYYLNKERRERAAAVASLREQLSNMLVAWQPFGVPEVGPSRLFIEDNPRLGAGVYHLTLPEREPYFYVYGLTKSFGKQRIYSQQTVRGYLYGHAENELLWPTADRSFATHIPTANQPVRVPWGVHNAEAVHMMPGDLLFIGFNERKLPKQYEDLNGQIASILQHFWHDPSVRFMDNRVESTVEARVPDVFHWERLDRSPTRSNYGGVGLMQVPTARMSKTGELALGYSDMQEYRRYNFHLQLLPWLEAGGFYTRILNRLYSPIPGFSGNNIYTDKGFDVKVRLWEESRYIPEIAIGLRDFAGTGIFADEYVVASKRFGPLDFTLGFGTGRLGASDTISNPFCEISDSYCERRPNFSGRGGIPEYKEWFTGPAAIFGGVEYQTPFPGLRVKLEYEGNDYSTDRAGIDIEASSPVNLGFNYRVNDNFDLQFALERGDIFTFGFVLRTNLNTLSQIKLTPDRVEPEEQPRSNSLANVEWRNITRGMRSQYAFNSARIAMTEDEEGQVVRAFVNPHRYRDADEAIVRAARVMAAELPESVHTYEIVQRDALMPVVTTRIDAADFRAYVRNEVPGKSPSDVSEIFERDEPVSQPEWGDDSWVVGNPYSFAPSFGFKPFLDQDFGAPETFQFYQVGANVFGSHWFRDDSWVFGSVGINIANNFDKFNFTVDSFDNLPLPRVRTYVREYMLNDIWVDTLQVNHVHQFSESLYGLAYAGMLERMFGGVGGELLWRPLDSPIAVGLDVNWVKQRDFNGGFGFRDYSTATGFLTAYYQMPWLEDSMLQVGYGKFLAKDTGAAIQFQKRFDSGVIVGAFANLTNVSSRDYGEGSFTKGVFISIPFDLMGVLPSRDRIGVTWVPLSRDGGQVLHRRTTLYPVTDARAPFYMR
- a CDS encoding UDP-glucose 4-epimerase — protein: MDVLVTGGAGYIGSHTVLELLNSGHKVIVIDNLSNGSVEAIKRVEHITGRSVEFVEGDIRDESVLDQLFSEFSIESVIHFAGLKAVGESVQKPLEYYDVNVNGTLSLCRAMRRAEVFKLIFSSSATVYGEDAPVPYVESFGRGKTSNPYGTSKAMVEEILTDLCHSDSRWSVALLRYFNPIGAHESGLIGEDPQGIPNNLMPFIAQVAVGKREKLTIFGNDYATADGTCERDYLHVVDLAEGHVKALSALGNSGAHAFNLGTGEPISVLAMVNAFIEHTGVPVKYEYGARRAGDLPAFWADAKKAKNELGWQAKRTLADMMVDTWRWQSKNPQGYNS
- a CDS encoding Group 4 capsule polysaccharide lipoprotein gfcB, YjbF, which encodes MKLKLFVIACGSLFLSACSSVFYDAQKTWEYAFREQVDTTLSAEEIERTPLTMFYGQIEGMPRTVVIMGFADQTSEIPRLNWITGGRQSISTEYARIVETSGLDRNLVAMSDINEDPLRCVVLAPNNCPTQWIRQIDMASNDQKPGAMSGTETIISEFDVTGMEILTLPSGIEKSVYRVVEEGRFVFARQEFVNEFWIEADGHVVKSKQTMMPNTMSIELTQIKWIGRDGD